From Nitrosopumilus zosterae, the proteins below share one genomic window:
- a CDS encoding ABC transporter ATP-binding protein — protein MKEILKVEHLQKYFNKKSMFGGKISTVRATDDVSFSLEIGEVLVLAGESGSGKSTIAKLILRSIQPDSGKIFFEGHEIDDEKKNLEKIRMNCQMIHQDPYDSINPRMKIGDIVSEPLEIHNIGNKQQRLKRVVEVLQEVKLEPANEIIKKYPHMLSGGQRQRVVLARALSIKPKIIIADEPVSMLDVSIRAEMLELMHDLQKKYNISFIYITHDLATAKYFGQRIGVLYKGKIVEMGPIDQVLLKPRHPYTQALIDAISEPDPDNLKREKKIRIKDATDEDVFQGCRFRARCPYVIEKCAEEPELLEISDRHYSACHVKLD, from the coding sequence ATGAAAGAAATACTAAAAGTTGAGCATTTACAAAAATATTTTAATAAAAAAAGCATGTTTGGAGGAAAAATATCAACAGTCAGGGCAACTGACGATGTTTCATTTTCGCTTGAAATAGGCGAGGTGTTAGTATTAGCAGGAGAATCAGGTTCAGGAAAATCAACTATTGCAAAATTAATTCTTAGATCAATTCAGCCAGATTCGGGAAAAATCTTTTTCGAAGGACATGAAATTGATGATGAAAAAAAGAATTTGGAAAAAATTAGAATGAATTGTCAAATGATTCATCAAGATCCATACGACTCAATCAATCCAAGAATGAAAATTGGAGACATAGTATCAGAACCACTAGAAATTCACAACATAGGAAACAAACAACAGAGATTAAAGAGAGTAGTCGAAGTTTTGCAAGAAGTAAAACTAGAGCCAGCTAACGAGATCATAAAAAAATACCCCCACATGCTATCAGGAGGACAAAGGCAAAGGGTAGTATTGGCAAGGGCGTTGTCCATCAAACCAAAAATCATCATAGCAGATGAGCCTGTATCCATGCTAGACGTGTCAATAAGAGCAGAGATGCTCGAATTAATGCACGATTTACAGAAAAAATACAATATTTCATTTATCTATATCACGCATGATTTGGCAACTGCAAAATATTTTGGTCAAAGAATAGGAGTTTTGTATAAAGGAAAAATTGTGGAGATGGGTCCAATTGACCAAGTTTTATTGAAACCAAGACACCCTTATACCCAAGCATTAATTGACGCCATTTCAGAGCCAGATCCTGACAACCTAAAGAGAGAAAAGAAAATTAGAATTAAAGATGCAACAGACGAAGATGTTTTTCAGGGATGTAGATTCAGAGCAAGATGCCCATATGTGATTGAAAAATGTGCAGAAGAACCAGAGTTATTGGAGATTTCGGACAGACATTATTCTGCATGTCACGTAAAATTAGACTAG
- the egtD gene encoding L-histidine N(alpha)-methyltransferase → MSNTLQKNLNYKKYVIDNRLQYFKPHASRIEKTFAEEISFSLNRHCKFISPKFFYDKKGSDLFEKICMLPEYYPTKTEITILKKLQNELPSYLDKNFRVVELGSGASVKTRIILDIFSQIYDVVEYFPIDISEILAESSESLLKDYDHLHITGIIDTYEGGLEFLKNYDEKKNLILFLGSSFGNFSPVDGHEFLQKINSTMKKGDLFLIGLDLVKDRQILESAYDDSQGITAEFNLNVLSRINDELDADFNLNNFSHHSLYNEHDQRIEMYLKSLVNQSVVISKSDLLLNLEKDELIHTEYSHKYKLSDIHKLLDDVGFDIKHTWLDDKNYFSLTLASKI, encoded by the coding sequence TTGAGTAATACTTTACAAAAAAATCTAAATTATAAAAAATATGTCATTGATAACCGTCTTCAATATTTCAAACCTCATGCCAGTAGAATTGAAAAAACATTTGCTGAAGAAATATCTTTTAGTTTAAACAGGCATTGTAAATTCATCTCTCCTAAATTTTTTTATGACAAAAAAGGTTCAGATTTATTTGAAAAAATTTGTATGTTGCCTGAATACTATCCTACTAAAACCGAAATTACAATTTTAAAAAAACTTCAAAATGAATTGCCTTCTTATTTGGACAAAAATTTTAGAGTCGTTGAATTAGGCAGTGGGGCATCTGTAAAAACAAGAATAATTCTTGATATTTTTTCACAAATTTATGATGTTGTTGAATATTTCCCTATAGACATCTCTGAGATTTTGGCAGAAAGTTCAGAGAGTTTATTGAAAGATTATGACCATTTGCACATAACTGGAATAATTGACACCTACGAAGGTGGTTTAGAATTTCTAAAAAACTATGATGAGAAAAAAAACTTAATTTTATTTTTAGGCTCTAGTTTTGGAAATTTCTCTCCTGTTGATGGGCATGAATTCCTACAAAAAATAAATTCAACCATGAAAAAAGGTGATCTTTTTTTGATTGGACTTGACTTAGTAAAGGATAGGCAGATTTTAGAATCTGCTTATGATGATTCTCAAGGCATAACTGCGGAATTTAATCTAAATGTTCTTTCTAGAATAAATGATGAACTTGATGCAGATTTTAATTTAAATAATTTTTCACATCATTCACTATACAATGAACATGATCAGAGAATCGAGATGTATCTGAAATCTCTAGTAAATCAATCTGTAGTAATATCGAAATCTGATCTTTTATTAAATTTGGAAAAAGACGAACTGATTCATACCGAATATTCTCACAAGTACAAGTTATCTGATATCCATAAACTTCTTGATGATGTGGGATTTGACATCAAACATACTTGGTTAGATGATAAAAATTATTTTTCACTAACACTGGCATCCA